The following are encoded in a window of Colletotrichum lupini chromosome 3, complete sequence genomic DNA:
- a CDS encoding phenylacetone monooxygenase — protein MTRQLPQLSRHVDAQGSGSSQPIRTNTAYTVKEAPFGTPQPIRIVGIGAGASGINLIRTLRNTLGPSTYEVMVYEKNENVGGTWFENRYPGCKCDVPSHNYQFSWRPNPAWSSFFAPAAEIEDYLCQICDDEKLRPFIKTSHQIIGAAWSESKAVWELQIKNLGTGAVFEDYANFFIDATGILNKWRFPDVEDIAVFEGTLIHSANWPKNFDYTNKTVAVIGNGASGVQIVPAMRPHVKKLHHVIRTPTLIIPPRVATMKMGPSAALLDQIEMDENERFSAATIEKFKNDQAFYNKFTKTLEMDSNIKFAISLIAGSPQQAWALGKTKEFMTAMLKGNEKLCKQLIPDFPLGCKRLTPAPGYLESFHDPRVSLHTDAIKRFVPQGIELATGEILEVDVVVCATGFDSSFLPSFPLVGRHGNLQDIWSEQTPKAYMSLAVAGLPNFFKFLGPNAPVVQGDVFTLSEHIATYIANTILKCQTEGVRTIAPSEAAVEDYFEHISAIMPRTVFAGGCRSWYKQGEVNGPVTGLYPGSRMHFIRLLERFRGEDWEYTYENSKQNRFAYLGNGFTAPEMAMLKAGAPPS, from the exons ATGACACGGCAACTCCCTCAACTATCTCGTCATGTCGACGCCCAGGGTAGCGGATCCAGTCAACCTATTCGCACCAATACCGCCTACACTGTGAAGGAAGCGCCGTTCGGGACTCCGCAGCCCATTCGCATTGTCGGGATCGGCGCCGGTGCAAGCGGCATCAACCTGATACGCACCCTGAGAAACACTCTCGGTCCCTCGACGTACGAGGTTATGGTCTACGAGAAGAACGAGAATGTCGGGGGTACCTGGTTCGAGAACCGATACCCCGGGTGCAAGTGCGACGTGCCTAGCCACAACTACCAGTTCAGCTGGAGACCGAATCCGGCCTGGTCGAGCTTCTTTGCCCCCGCGGCAGAGATTGAGGACTACCTTTGCCAAATATGTGACGACGAGAAGCTGCGGCCCTTTATCAAGACTTCGCACCAGATCATCGGCGCGGCTTGGTCGGAGTCCAAGGCCGTGTGGGAGTTGCAGATCAAGAACTTGGGGACTGGCGCCGTCTTTGAAGATTATGCCAACTTTTTCATTGACGCAACTGGTATCTTGAA TAAATGGAGATTCCCGGACGTGGAAGACATCGCGGTTTTCGAGGGTACCCTAATTCACAGCGCAAACTGGCCTAAGAACTTTGACTATACAAACAAGACGGTAGCGGTCATTGGGAATGGTGCGTCCGGCGTCCAGATCGTCCCAGCAATGAGACCAC ACGTGAAGAAGCTACATCACGTCATCCGGACGCCCACCTTGATTATCCCTCCTCGAGTTGCCACAATGAAGATGGGGCCTTCAGCAGCTCTCCTGGACCAAATTGAGATGGACGAGAACGAGCGATTCTCAGCGGCGACGATTGAAAAGTTCAAAAATGACCAGGCCTTCTACAACAAGTTTACTAAGACTCTCGAGATGGACTCCAACATCAAGTTCGCCATCTCTCTCATTGCGGGAAGCCCTCAACAGGCTTGGGCGCTGGGAAAGACTAAAGAATTCATGACTGCGATGCTCAAGGGAAATGAGAAGCTCTGCAAGCAGCTGATACCCGACTTTCCCCTCGGGTGTAAGCGACTCACTCCCGCCCCTGGATATCTCGAATCGTTCCACGATCCCCGGGTCTCCCTTCACACCGACGCCATCAAGAGGTTTGTGCCGCAAGGCATAGAACTGGCCACTGGGGAGATCCTCGAAGTCGACGTTGTCGTCTGTGCCACTGGCTTCGACTCATCGTTCCTCCCCTCGTTCCCGTTAGTCGGTCGACACGGCAACTTGCAGGACATCTGGTCCGAGCAAACTCCTAAAGCATACATGTCCCTTGCTGTTGCTGGTCTGCCAAACTTCTTCA AGTTCCTGGGGCCCAATGCGCCTGTTGTGCAGGGTGATGTCTTTACGCTAAGCGAGCACATTGCCACTTACATCGCCAATACTATCCTCAAATGCCAGACAGAAGGCGTGCGGACTATCGCCCCGTCTGAAGCGGCCGTGGAGGACTATTTTGAGCACATCTCAGCCATCATGCCTCGCACAGTCTTTGCGGGCGGATGCAGATCTTGGTATAAGCAAGGCGAGGTCAACGGCCCTGTGACAGGTCTGTATCCCGGGAGCCGTATGCACTTCATCCGCTTGCTGGAGCGATTTAGGGGCGAGGACTGGGAGTACACGTATGAGAATTCGAAGCAGAACCGATTCGCATACTTGGGCAACGGGTTCACGGCGCCAGAGATGGCGATGCTCAAGGCTGGAGCGCCGCCTTCATGA
- a CDS encoding helicase associated domain-containing protein produces the protein MMHTDKISINFLISTILFKKRLWRRRCGHCDEAVRYLPRCISQRSPHKFLPLSSRQFLTYPLTAHHIANSVSNLNMSSVLDAERAPKKRKLNGKNTIKVGNKVISLEGYLNPPAKKKEAEVQPRPKEELRSVQDTENDATSDALVKDSKISHQTAPTFINHSSKTSQDRDRPKFDKRGPRWREDPALLKIRQKLPIWAHREEIQTRVRQNDVLLLVGETGSGKSTQIPQFLVREPWCRRQIVSIAGAREVSVGGMIAVTQPRRVAATTLAHRVSREAGAPLGESRDGVVGYSVRFDHQVPKGTKIKFLTEGMLLQELLRDPDLKQYSAVIVDEIHERSVDVDLVSGFLKQILLSSRKGRGGIPLKVVVMSATADIERIQSFFSTNSPEEKGGGDDLINKTSNSVGVLKIQGRQYPVKTIHTPQPVPDIQESLLKTIFKIHVEEPLPGDILAFLTGQEEIESAQSLLEEYAATLASNVPKIKVLPLYGQLSMEGQHAAFQPVKGGFTRKIVLATNIAETSVTVPGVRYVVDGGKAKVKQFRARLGMESLLAKPISRSSAIQRTGRAGREGPGKCFRLYTEGTFSTLEETDLPEILRIDVLGAVLTMKARGIDDILGFPLMDTPDVEAIERALVSLHGLGALADDGTITEAGRKMAGFPVSATFGAVLLASAKPEFDCVLETIDVISCITSGDDIFHQLQSEEQREEIEELRKELYRREGDILTYLTTMQQYAAENADRIQWCKQRKVNIRNMKTALNIRRQLRSLCLKEGLLTEAPPPDPQPFTPLAPEQAEALLKCFLRGFVSKTAILAPDASYVTSQGKHVVAIHPSSVLHGQKKEAIMFLEHVFTQKNYAKKVSIVQADWIVEAFEGH, from the exons ATGATGCACACGGACAAA ATTTCTATCAATTTTCTCATTTCAACTATCCTATTCAAGAAGAGGCTCTGGAGGAGACGTTGCGGCCACTGCGATGAGGCGGTCAGGTACCTACCTCGGTGCATATCCCAG CGGTCTCCCCATAAATTTCTTCCTCTTTCTTCCCGTCAATTTCTCACTTATCCGCTGACTGCACATCACATCGCAAACTCTGTTAGCAACCTCAACATGTCCTCTGTACTGGACGCTGAACGCGCCCCCAAAAAGCGGAAGCTTAATGGCAAAAATACGATCAAGGTTGGTAACAAAGTAATCTCTCTCGAGGGATATCTCAACCCCCCAGCAAAGAAAAAAGAAGCAGAAGTTCAGCCACGTCCAAAGGAAGAGCTACGGTCTGTTCAGGATACAGAAAATGATGCCACGTCGGACGCATTAGTCAAAGATTCAAAAATTTCGCACCAAACAGCTCCGACCTTCATCAACCATTCGTCGAAAACATCCCAGGATCGAGACAGGCCAAAATTTGACAAAAGAGGCCCAAGATGGCGAGAAGATCCTGCCTTGTTGAAGATCAGGCAAAAGTTACCCATCTGGGCACACCGAGAGGAGATACAAACTCGCGTACGCCAAAATGATGTACTCCTTCTCGTTGGTGAAACTGGTTCCGGAAAAAGTACTCAAATACCTCAGTTCTTGGTCAGGGAGCCGTGGTGTAGGAGACAAATTGTCAGTATCGCAGGGGCAAGAGAAGTCAGTGTCGGTGGCATGATCGCAGTCACACAACCACGTCGAGTCGCCGCCACGACTTTAGCGCATCGAGTTTCTCGCGAGGCTGGGGCGCCTCTCGGTGAGAGCCGTGACGGAGTAGTTGGATACTCAGTTCGTTTTGATCACCAGGTCCCCAAGGGCACGAAGATCAAGTTCCTCACCGAAGGTATGCTTCTTCAGGAGCTTCTGAGAGATCCAGATTTGAAACAATACAGCGCCGTTATCGTTGACGAAATCCACGAGAGAAGTGTTGACGTGGATCTGGTGTCCGGATTTCTTAAGCAAATCCTGCTTAGTAGCAGGAAGGGCCGTGGCGGCATACCACTGAAGGTTGTTGTCATGAGTGCCACAGCGGATATTGAGCGGATTCAAAGTTTCTTCTCTACGAACAGTCCCGAAGAAAAAGGCGGCGGTGACGACTTGATCAACAAGACAAGCAACTCTGTGGGAGTACTGAAGATCCAGGGCCGGCAGTACCCGGTCAAGACGATACATACTCCCCAACCAGTGCCGGATATCCAGGAATCCCTGTTGAAAACGATTTTCAAAATCCATGTGGAAGAGCCGCTCCCTGGCGATATTCTTGCTTTTCTGACCGGACAGGAGGAAATCGAATCCGCTCAGTCACTGCTCGAGGAATACGCCGCAACGCTGGCCTCCAATGTTCCCAAAATCAAGGTTCTACCCTTATATGGTCAGCTTTCAATGGAAGGACAACATGCAGCTTTCCAGCCTGTTAAGGGAGGTTTCACGAGGAAAATCGTGCTGGCTACGAATATTGCCGAGACGTCCGTGACTGTACCTGGTGTACGTTACGTGGTGGACGGCGGTAAGGCCAAGGTCAAGCAGTTTCGCGCTCGCCTCGGCATGGAATCATTACTAGCAAAACCTATCTCCAGATCTTCCGCCATCCAGCGAACAGGCCGTGCTGGTCGTGAAGGCCCTGGCAAGTGCTTCAGGCTATACACTGAAGGCACATTCAGCACACTCGAGGAAACAGACTTGCCAGAGATCCTGAGGATCGATGTTCTGGGAGCTGTCTTGACGATGAAAGCACGAGGCATTGATGACATTCTCGGGTTTCCCCTTATGGACACCCCTGATGTGGAAGCCATCGAACGAGCACTAGTCAGCCTTCATGGACTAGGTGCTTTGGCAGACGACGGCACAATCACCGAGGCCGGCCGCAAGATGGCCGGATTTCCCGTCTCTGCGACGTTTGGTGCGGTTCTGCTTGCCTCCGCCAAGCCAGAATTCGACTGCGTCCTAGAGACGATAGACGTCATCTCCTGCATCACGTCTGGCGACGACATCTTCCATCAGCTGCAGTCGGAAGAACAACGCGAAGAAATTGAAGAACTTCGCAAGGAGCTCTACCGCCGGGAAGGCGATATCCTAACATATCTTACCACAATGCAACAATACGCCGCCGAGAACGCCGATCGCATACAGTGGTGCAAGCAGAGAAAGGTCAATATTCGCAACATGAAGACAGCGCTCAACATCCGCAGACAACTACGCAGCCTCTGTCTCAAAGAAGGCCTTCTTACAGAGGCTCCGCCGCCAGACCCCCAGCCCTTTACTCCTCTAGCTCCGGAACAGGCCGAAGCTTTGCTTAAGTGCTTCCTTCGTGGCTTCGTGTCCAAGACAGCTATACTGGCGCCGGATGCGAGCTACGTCACGTCACAAGGCAAGCACGTTGTTGCCATTCACCCGTCCAGTGTGCTACACGGACAGAAGAAAGAGGCTATCATGTTCCTTGAGCATGTCTTCACGCAGAAAAACTATGCTAAGAAAGTAAGCATTGTTCAAGCCGACTGGATTGTCGAGGCGTTTGAGGGACACTGA
- a CDS encoding GTP-binding protein, translated as MASGSIFTFDTDPQRVSSPWLAPEDSGKRSNSDSGQIRPGHLSDYRVTKLEAEPQEGPTEYKLHLLLRPRRTYTAMSTISSTQNSRIPASRSKIATAALSASSQSRQVRLQQLTTQLLWRLQQSCAYHALNPKDLIIPKLPDDTDDLSQAMTPQKPLPGLEESRGALYEIGVADDGTLVGLTKDEMDESITTLKVMAATLGCRVEILRHVIVGECEWLETSELVDSVATHPAQIARQARLWVVEALVTPDYSMKNGHPDGSAEGRREVKESPRATESVVQPSRGRSTTDQLRITLTGPTTSGKSTLLGTLSTGTVDNGRGKSRISLFKHRHEVASGLTSSVAQELIGYKDRAIFNYSQDHVESWIDIHDSAENGRLVFVSDSAGHPRYRRTILRGLFGWAPQWTILCLAADDTDASSTKDGASSTANDVLGVAGAGVDLAKAHLELCLKLKTPLAIVITKMDLATKASLHRILGQLLTHIKAAGRVPKILQPAQGSVQEWTAVPSADLDKVKAVTTEMDRDGDLLKFVPIILTSAVSGAGIGMTHALLESLPLPPVPTANDYVGMALNPEQPSCLFHIDDTFSLPASYASLAENPDQNDMGTVVSGYLRFGQLSVGDSIIVGPFPSGEDDFKGMTPEDRASPGNYGLSISHPSSAELAKIAIRNTVAASTIQGEWHKAKIVSIRNLRLPVNTLEAGQVGTIGIVLEMPQEKSAEAAFETPLAAPRIRKGMVLAIPSKHMADTGMSLQAASGLTVSFRDPNTASLAYGSLVNVYVGSVRAAARVKGVSRLASRNGSNKVKPEETEDIFDINEHDESAPTYDLEFSGGVQVTLELLTSREWVEMGSQILVLEGGRNDRSGLEGFMGTVVEIVD; from the coding sequence ATGGCTTCCGGCTCAATATTCACATTCGATACGGATCCTCAACGGGTCTCATCCCCATGGCTGGCTCCTGAAGACTCTGGGAAGAGGTCCAACTCTGATAGTGGACAAATCCGGCCGGGGCACCTCTCAGACTACCGCGTCACCAAGTTGGAAGCAGAGCCGCAAGAAGGTCCCACTGAATACAAGCTTCACCTCTTATTGCGGCCAAGACGGACATACACCGCTATGAGCACCATATCTTCCACCCAAAACTCCAGAATTCCCGCCAGCCGCTCAAAGATTGCAACTGCTGCCCTGTCGGCCTCTAGTCAGAGCCGACAGGTCCGTCTACAACAACTGACTACGCAATTGCTTTGGAGGCTCCAGCAGTCTTGTGCCTACCATGCTCTGAATCCCAAGGACCTCATCATACCAAAATTACCCGATGATACGGACGACTTGAGCCAGGCCATGACTCCGCAGAAACCTCTCCCAGGCTTGGAAGAATCTCGTGGAGCATTGTATGAGATTGGTGTTGCTGATGACGGGACTCTGGTGGGGCTTACCAAAGACGAAATGGACGAGAGCATTACGACACTCAAGGTCATGGCAGCCACGCTAGGCTGCCGCGTCGAAATCCTACGCCATGTAATTGTTGGCGAGTGCGAGTGGCTAGAGACGTCCGAGTTGGTGGATAGTGTGGCCACTCACCCTGCCCAAATTGCTCGACAGGCAAGACTGTGGGTTGTAGAGGCTCTCGTTACTCCCGACTACTCAATGAAGAACGGGCACCCAGATGGCTCGGCAGAGGGGCGTCGCGAAGTGAAAGAATCGCCAAGGGCTACCGAGTCTGTTGTGCAACCAAGCAGAGGGCGCTCTACCACGGATCAGCTAAGGATAACGCTCACTGGACCAACGACGTCCGGGAAGTCTACTTTGCTGGGTACTTTGTCCACGGGCACTGTCGACAACGGACGAGGAAAAAGCCGGATCAGTCTCTTCAAACATCGGCACGAGGTCGCATCTGGGCTTACTAGCTCAGTAGCACAGGAGCTTATCGGCTACAAGGACCGCGCCATATTCAATTATTCGCAAGATCACGTTGAGTCGTGGATTGATATACACGACAGTGCTGAGAATGGTCGCTTGGTTTTTGTTTCTGATTCCGCCGGCCATCCCCGTTACCGCCGGACCATTCTCCGCGGTTTGTTCGGCTGGGCTCCACAGTGGACTATTCTCTGTCTGGCGGCAGACGATACTGACGCGAGTTCGACAAAAGACGGAGCGAGTTCTACCGCCAATGACGTCCTTGGAGTCGCAGGGGCTGGCGTTGATCTTGCCAAAGCTCATCTCGAGTTATGCCTAAAACTGAAGACTCCGCTGGCTATTGTCATCACAAAAATGGACCTTGCGACCAAAGCTAGTCTGCATCGAATTCTTGGACAGCTCTTGACACACATCAAAGCAGCTGGCAGAGTCCCCAAGATCCTCCAACCAGCTCAAGGCAGTGTTCAGGAATGGACAGCTGTTCCTTCAGCAGATCTCGACAAGGTGAAGGCTGTCACCACAGAGATGGATCGGGATGGGGACCTCCTCAAATTCGTTCCAATAATACTTACCAGTGCTGTCAGCGGTGCTGGTATTGGGATGACACATGCCCTCTTGGAGAGCCTCCCCCTGCCACCAGTCCCTACTGCCAACGACTACGTCGGGATGGCATTGAATCCCGAACAGCCGTCGTGCTTGTTCCACATTGACGACACTTTTAGCCTTCCAGCGTCCTACGCTTCTCTTGCTGAGAATCCCGATCAGAATGACATGGGAACGGTTGTATCCGGATACCTACGTTTTGGCCAGCTTTCGGTCGGAGACAGCATCATTGTTGGACCATTCCCTTCCGGCGAGGACGACTTCAAAGGCATGACACCGGAGGACCGGGCCTCTCCTGGCAATTATGGGCTGTCAATATCTCACCCATCGTCGGCAGAACTTGCCAAGATTGCAATTCGCAATACAGTGGCAGCCTCCACAATCCAAGGAGAATGGCACAAAGCCAAAATTGTCAGCATACGTAATTTACGGCTCCCCGTGAACACACTTGAAGCTGGTCAAGTCGGCACCATTGGAATCGTGCTGGAAATGCCCCAAGAGAAATCGGCAGAAGCGGCTTTCGAGACACCGTTGGCAGCTCCTCGAATCCGGAAAGGCATGGTCCTGGCCATTCCATCCAAACATATGGCGGACACCGGCATGTCCCTCCAAGCAGCTAGTGGACTTACGGTGTCATTCAGAGACCCCAACACTGCATCGCTGGCGTATGGGTCTCTTGTTAATGTTTACGTCGGTAGCGTTCGGGCGGCGGCCCGAGTCAAGGGTGTTTCCAGACTTGCCTCAAGAAACGGCTCGAACAAAGTCAAGCCCGAAGAGACTGAAGATATCTTCGACATAAACGAACATGACGAATCAGCCCCTACATATGATCTTGAGTTCTCGGGCGGCGTTCAGGTTACATTGGAGCTGCTAACCAGTCGAGAATGGGTCGAAATGGGCTCTCAAATCCTTGTGCTCGAGGGAGGCCGCAATGATAGATCTGGTCTAGAGGGCTTCATGGGAACTGTTGTCGAGATTGTGGACTGA
- a CDS encoding pyridoxal kinase, with protein sequence MTVELPIPDTRVLAVASHVVSGNVGNKIAVFTLQSLGCDVAALNTVQFSNHTGYRQWKGTRVSAQEIRDLFEGLKQSYLDDFDMMLSGYIPGAEAVVAVGDIAKELKRKQAAAGTPGGFFWVLDPVMGDNGKLYVAEEVVPAYQSLVEHADLILPNQFEAELLSGVKITDMQTLQTAIRALHTKYRIPHVVITSVSLASPDHPPSHLSVVGSSMSPSTGEPRLFKIVFPAIDAYFSGTGDMFAALMTVRMREAVIAASANSEDQQQLKDRESWLSGDEVDALDLPLAKAAEMVLASMHEVLTQTARGMQEVVAAAGGDALAETEEGRTKLHLLKSKSAELKLVRNLASLREPTVELRARRL encoded by the exons ATGACGGTGGAACTCCCGATCCCCGATACACGCGTCCTGGCCGTCGCCAGTCAT GTTGTGTCCGG AAATGTAGGAAACAAAATCGCCGTCTTCACACTGCAGTCCCTTGGCTGCGATGTCGCGGCTCTCAACACCGTCCAGTTCA GCAATCACACAGGCTACAGACAATGGAAGGGGACAAGGGTGTCCGCCCAGGAGATCCGGGACCTCTTTGAGGGGCTCAAGCAGTCGTACCTAGACGACTTTGACATGATGCTCTCGGGCTACATCCCCGGCGCCGAGGCCGTCGTGGCCGTCGGCGATATCGCAAAGGAGCTCAAGCGGAAGCAGGCCGCCGCGGGGACGCCGGGCGGCTTCTTCTGGGTCCTGGACCCCGTCATGGGCGACAACGGGAAGCTGTACGTCGCCGAGGAGGTCGTGCCCGCGTATCAGAGCCTCGTCGAGCACGCCGACTTGATTCTCCCCAACCAATTTGAGGCCGA GCTCCTCTCGGGCGTCAAAATCACCGACATGCAGACGCTCCAAACCGCCATCCGCGCCCTGCACACAAAGTACCGCATCCCCCACGTCGTAATCACCTCCGTCTCCCTCGCCTCGCCTGACCACCCGCCCTCCCACCTCTCCGTCGTCGGCTCCAGCATGTCGCCCTCCACCGGCGAGCCGCGCCTCTTCAAGATTGTCTTCCCCGCCATCGACGCCTACTTCTCCGGCACGGGCGACATGTTTGCCGCCCTCATGACGGTGCGCATGCGCGAGGCCGTCATCGCTGCCAGCGCCAACAGCGAGGACCAGCAGCAGCTCAAGGACCGCGAATCCTGGCTCAGCGGCGACGAGGTCGACGCGCTGGACCTGCCCCTCGCCAAGGCGGCGGAGATGGTGCTGGCGAGCATGCACGAGGTCCTCACGCAGACGGCGCGCGGGATGCAGGAGGTCGTCGCGGCCGCTGGCGGGGACGCCTTGGCGGAGACGGAGGAAGGGAGGACGAAGCTTCACCTGCTCAAGAGCAAGAGCGCCGAGCTGAAGCTCGTGAGGAACCTTGCGAGCTTGCGGGAGCCGACTGTGGAGTTGAGAGCGAGAAGGTTGTAG